In Leptolyngbya sp. O-77, the genomic window GTCAAAGCTGCTGGAGGTGTCTGCACCCGATGAGGAAGATGCTACCGATCAAGAGACGGATTTAGACATTACGCCTGAGTCCGATCTAGACGCAGCCTTTCTGAGTGAGTTTTCTGATATCGAATCGTCAGAAGATGAGAGCGGCGATGATCTGGCCACGGATGATGAAGATATATTTGAACCGGACGTACATCGAGAATTTGATGAAGAATTAACAGCGGTCTACGCGCCTGGATACCGGAAGACCAACTCTGACGATGCGGTGGGCGCATTCTTTAAAGAAATGGCTCGCTATCCGCTGCTGAAGCCTAGCGAAGAAATCGAGCTGGCCCGCCAGGTGAAGTTCCTTGCTGAAGTGGAAGCGGTGCGCGATCGCCTCAAGACCTCGCTCCAGCGCACCCCCACCAAGTCCGAAGTGGCCCAGGAGTTCGGCCTGAGCGATCGCCAGCTCGACCATCGGATGCACCGCAGCCGCACCGCCAAGCGCAAGATGATTCGCTCTAACCTGCGGCTCGTCGTCTCTATTGCCAAGCGCTACCTGAATCGCGGTGTGCCGTTCCTGGATCTGATTCAGGAAGGCGCACTGGGGCTAAACCGCGCCACCGAAAAGTTTGACCCCGACAAGGGCTACAAATTCTCGACCTACGCCTACTGGTGGATTCGCCAGGGCATCACCCGCACCATCGCCAACGATGCCCGCACGATTCGCCTGCCCATTCACATCGTCGAAAAGCTGAACAAGCTGAAAAAAGCGCACCGAGAGCTGCGTCGCGACCTCAACCGCAACCCCACCGAAGCCGAGCTAGCCGCCGCGCTGGATATTCCCGTCGATCAGCTCCGCAACTTGCAGCAAGTCCGACGGCGATCGCTCTCCCTCAACCACCGCGTCGGCAAGGGCGAAGACACTGAGCTGATGGAGCTCCTCGAAGACAGCAGCACCCAGTCGCCCGAAGCCAAGATGAACGAAACCATGCTGCGTCAGGAAATCTACACGGTGCTGTCGGATGTGCTGTCCGAGCGCGAGAGGGAAATCATCTCCCTACGCTATGGACTGCTGACGGGCGAAACCCACACCCTGGAAGAAGTCGGCATCTTGTTTGACCTGTCGCGGGAGCGCGTCCGCCAGATTCAGACCAAAGCCATGCGGAAACTGCGTCGTCCCCAAGTAGCGGCCCGGCTGAAGGGATGGCTCCGGTAATGTTCAACATCCGCCTCGCCACGCCCGCCGATGCGCCCGCTGTGTTTGAACTCATTCTGGCGCTGGCAGAATACGAAAAGCTGACCCATGAGGTGGTCGGCAACGTAGACCTGCTGGCTGAGCATCTAGGCGGTGACCGCCCGCTTGTGGAAGCGCTGCTGGCGGAGGTCAATCAGCAAACCGTCGGCTTTGCGCTGTTTTTCAGCAATTACTCCACATTTCTGACCCAGCCCGGAATTTATCTGGAAGATCTGTTCGTGCGACCTGAGCATCGCGGTCAGGGCATTGGCAAAGCGCTCCTGTCTACTCTGGCAAAACTGGCCCTAGAGCGGGACTGTGGGCGGCTGGAATGGAACGTGCTGGACTGGAACGAACCCGCGATCGCCTTTTATGAGCGCATGGGAGCCAAGATCCTGCCGGACTGGCGCACCTGCCGGGTTACAGGCGGGGCGATCGCCCAACTCGCCAACCTGGGCCAATCTCCCTCGTTTCCTCTTTAATATCTATATCTCCCCTTCGCTCAATCCTGCATTCAACACAGAGGGTTCCATCATGGCGAAAACAATTTGGGTCAACGAGCAAATCGATCCCTCCGGTCTGGTCTACACCTGCATCGCCTGCTGCGACCAAACCCAGGCGCAAGAATGTCACAGCTCTTTTGAAAGCAACCTCACGCCAGAGCAAAAAGCCTCCGGCTGGATCGCCCGCATCCGCACCGTAGACACCTGGGAAGACGTGCCCGTCAACGCGCTCAAGCTGGATTAGCCCCAAATTCGGGCAATCCAAAATCGAAAATCCAAAATTGCGAATCGAGACGGGTCTCTATAATGCGAATCGAGACGGGTCTCTATAAATTGCTGCGATCTGCCGCTAGCGTTCGCCCGTATGGTTGCCAGATCGCACGATCAGATAGCTAATCGCCAGCGCAAAAATGGCTGCCCCCAGACCGATGAGGTCTAGCCCGCCGGCCTGCTTGGAATCAAAAATAATGATTTTCCTCGCCACCGCAGTTAGCGAGGTGACGATTACCAGCTCCAACTGAACCCGCGCCGTCTGCTTTTCCAGGTAGGCGGTGATGTTTTCCAGCACCTCCAGCGCAATCAGCACATTCAGAAACAGCCCAAAAATCTCGATCAGCGTCGTGGTAAAGAAGCCGTAGGGCGGATTCGATAGCTCCGTTGCCAGGAATCGGGCCAAGTCGGCGATCGCCACCACCAGCACCACAATCATCGCCAGCGATAGCAGCTTGGCAATTAGCACCTCAAACCCCTTCAGAAAGCCCAAAAAGCTTTCATCGCTGAGGTTCTTAGCCGTTCGTCGCGTTAGCGATCGGAGAAAATTTCGGAACGTCGCCATAAGCAGGTGAAGGATAAAATTCCGGGGACAGAAGCGAGCCAGAGCATCAAGCCCGCAAAAGTGCTAGAAGCTGCCGATAGCCCTCAAAGCAGGATTCCAGTCCAAGTTTCACCATCCTGAACAGCGCGAATCAACTAAACGGGCCAACCCAAGGGGGTCAGCAGTGGGAAAATTGTCCCGAAACTGTAAAGATTTCGTTACAAACTGCAAAGCCGCGCCATCATATTGAGTGGACTCGTTAGCAATCAAGCAAACTCACGCTAGAGCAGGTCTGGTTTCCATGCAAAACCGTGCAAAAGTCCAGATTTCGTTACAAACAAGGGTGAATATTTACCAAACTTAACAATCTTGGGCTATCCTAGATAGGTAGGCATAAATTCTTAGCAACTTCAATATCGACCTCATGATATCAGCTTGGTCTGTAGAGGAGAAGGTGACTGGAGCCACGAAGAGTCGTAAGCTGCACGCCCCAAGAGGATGGTCATTCATAATCCCCAAAAGCTGGGTTAAACGGATGGCTGCCCTTCTCTGCCTCTCACTTCAGAATTGGGCATCCCATTTCACAGGCTAAGCGCGGGCTACGACTGGTTCACGCCGGACTCTTTAAATCCCTTCCTGTAGCTCGAAATCCCTTCATACCGCAGTCTTTGGGTAAGCTCCCATGATGAGTACTCAATTTCCTTGGCTGACCGCTCTTATCCTGTTTCCGCTGGTCGCGTCCTTGCCGATTCCGCTCCTACCCAACAAGTCCGGCAAGACCGTCCGCTGGTACTCTCTCAGCGTTGGATTAGCTGAGTTTTCGCTGATGATCTACGCCTTCTGGAAGCACTACGACCTCCAGAACTCTGCTTATCAACTGGTCGAAGATTACAACTGGATTCCCCAGATCGGGCTGCACTGGTCACTTGCGGTCGATGGGCTGTCGATGCCGCTGGTGCTGCTGTCGGGACTGGTGACCACGCTGGCGATCCTTGCCTCCTGGCAAATCAAGGACAAGCCGCGCCTGTTCTATGTGCTGATGCTGGTGATGTATAGCGCTCAGATCGGCGTGTTCACTGCTCAAGATGCCCTGCTGTTCTTCTTCATGTGGGAACTGGAGTTAGTGCCTGTCTACCTGCTGATCGCCAACTGGGGCGGCCCGCGACGGATGTACGCCGCCACAAAGTTCATTCTCTACACGGCGGCCGGCTCGATCTTCATTCTGGTTGCAGCCCTGGCGATGGCTTTCTACGGCGGTGACTTTACCTTCAACCTAGCGGAGTTGGGTCTAAAGGATTACTCTCTGAGCTTTGAGCTGCTCATGTACGGGGCGCTGCTGGTAGCCTTTGGCATGAAGCTGCCGATCTTCCCCGCTGCATACTTGGCTGCCGGGATGCCCACAGCGAAGCGCCAGCACCCGTATCGATGGTGCTGGCTGGCGTGCTGCTAAAGATGGCAGGCTACGCGCTGATCCGCTTCAATATCGAAATGTTGCCCAATGCCCATGCCTACTTTGCGCCGATTTTGGCGGTGCTGGGTGTGGTCAACATTATCTATGCCTCACTGACGGCGTTTGCTCAGAACAACCTGAAGCGGCGGATGGCATATTCTTCGATCGCCCACATGGGATTTGTGCTGATTGGGATTGCCGCCTTTACTGACCTGGGTATGAGCGGCGCACTGCTGCAAATGGTGTCGCACGGGCTGATCGCGGCGGCGCTGTTCTTCCTGTCGGGTGTGACCTATGAGCGGACGCATACGCTAATGATGGACAAGCTGGGTGGTATGGCCAAGCAGATGCCGACGACCTTCGCGCTGTTCACGGCTGGTTCGATGGCCTCGCTGGCGCTGCCAGGCATGAGCGGCTTTGTGGGCGAACTGACAATTTTCCTGGGATTCTCCAGCAGCGAAGCCTACAGCCCTGCCTTTAAGGCCGTGATTGTGATGCTGGCGGCGGTGGGCGTGATTTTGTCGCCGATTTACCTGCTGTCGATGCTGCGGGCTGTGTTTTATGGCGCTGAAAGCAAGGACTTGGCTGGGATTATGCTGACGGATGCGAAGCCTAGAGAAGCGTTTATCGCGCTGTGCCTGTTGGTGCCGATTATCGGGATTGGCGTGTATCCCAAGCTGGCGACCCAGACCTACGACGCAAAAACGGTGGCAGTTGTCTCCCAGGCGCGGCAGGTGTTACCGATGGTGGCCCAGCAGCCCTGGCTGGATCTGAAGGTGCCCTTTGCTGCGCCGATGATCGTGGGCACAGAAGCGAAAGATTTGGCGGCTGCGATGAAGTAGCGGCGGCTGACAAGTTTCATCCAGGGGCGATCGCCCTCGATCATACCTGGGTGATGCGATCGAAGCGAATGGCTAGGAGGGAGGTGACTCCCTCTTTTTTTGTTTTTATTCTGTGTCTAGCGACCACTTAACCATTTGATAATGAGTCATGTAGGTTCCCTTAACCAGGGGATCTGGAGAGTTCGAGTATTCTGACAGAGAGCGGGATAAATCTGACCTGAAGGCAAGTGAGATGGCAGCGCTGATTGACTTGGTAATGAAAGGTGGCCCCGTGATGATCCCGATTGTGGGATTTTCGGTGGCGACGGTTGCCTGTGGGCTGGAGCGAGCCTGGTATTGGTATCGGCTGCTGACGCAGGAAAATCAGGTGGTGCAGGATGTGCTAGAAGCCGCCCGCCACGATTTATCTGAAGCCGAGGCGATCGCCGAGCAATCTCAGGATGTTCCGATTGGGCGCTTTCTACTAGCTCCGCTGCGGCTGCGGCAGCCCTCACCCGAAACCTTTCGGCTGGCAATGGAGGCGGCGGGCGATCGCGAGTTTGCCGAAATGCGGAAAGGCGACAAGCTGCTGGAAACAACAATTGCCGTGTCGCCACTGCTGGGTCTGTTGGGCACAGTAACAGGACTGATCAACACGTTTAACAACCTGAACATCGGCGGGGGCGGCGGCGAAGGCACCTCGGCTCAGGCGACCCGTGCAGCGGCGGGGATTGGGGAAGCGCTGATTACGACGGCGGCGGGGATGGTGGTTGCAATTATGGCGCTGCTGGTGTTTCGGCTGCTGGTGTCGCTGCAAGCACGCCAAATGGACTATTTCTCGGCGGCGGGCAGTGAGCTAGAGCTAATCTATCGCCAGTTTTGGGATGAGTCAGAACTGGAAGATGAGGAGGCACTGGAGGCGATCGCCCCTAGCGGTCGCAACCCCCTTGGCATTGAGCGACGCTAGGACAGGGCAGCGAGGGCAACTATGCGGTTCAAACAGCGCTCCTACGGCACACCACCACCCATCAACCTCACGCCCATGCTCAACGTGATGATGGGCATCCTGGCGTTTTTCGTCATGATTACCATGCTGCTTTCCGAAGAGCAGGGCGTTTCCATCATCCTGCCGCCCGGAGACAACACGCCGCAACCCACCGAGCCAGAGGAGCCGCCAGAGCCAATGCTAGTCACGCTGACGGCTCAGCGACAGTTACTCATCGAGGGTGAACCTGTCCCTGGAAACCAGTGGCAGGGGCCCGTGCAGGTCTACTTGCGGGCAAACCCTAAGGGATTCGTGATTTTACAAGCCGATCGCCGCTTGCCCTACGAGCAGGTCGTGCAAACCCTGGCGGAGATGAAGCAAGTTGGGGGCGATCGCATTTCGCTGTCGATTGATCCACCGAGTCCTTAGGAGACTTGGATTGAAAAGGGAGGGGCTGGTGAAGTTTAGAAGTCAGCAAAACCAACTGCCAGAAGTTGATCTGGTGCCAATGATGGACGTGCTGATGAGCGTCCTGACGTTTTTCATCATCATTTCTATGACGCTAACTGGGCAGCAGGTGATGAACATTGCCCCACCCGAAGCTCAAGGCGGGCGCGATCCAGCTCTGTCAGACAGTGGCAAAAAAGTGCCAACCCTGATTGTCGGACTCAATGCTCAGCGGCAGATCGTGATGAATAATGTGCCTGCCCCTGAAGCTCAAGTGATTACTAGCGTTCAAGATTTTTTGGTAAAAAATCCCACAGGCATTGTGATCCTCAAAGCCGACAGGAGTCTGACTTATAACGACGTAGCCAACGTGCTGGAACTTTTGCGGGATACTGGGGGCGATCGCATCTCGCTAAGCGTCAGCAGCAGCTAATTAATGCTAATCAACGCTAATTGCAATTCATCATCGCCGAACCACCTACGCCGCGCGGATAGTTGCCACCGCCACCTGCTGCATTTCGCTCACAGTCGCAAAACAGCCCCGGTAGCCACTCTTCTAAGCCCCTCGCAATGCCCTCAATCGTTCCGCCGGAACCCGACATCAGGTTTTGCACATCCCGCGCCGTCCGCATCAGCCCTAGCCCGTCGATATGCAGCTCCTGCGTAGGGTAGTTTTCCAAAATTTCCAACATCGAAACTCGGTTATCATCCGCCGCCGACAGCACCACTGCTGCCCGCATCGCTTGCAGGCTGGCCTCCTGGCTGTTGGGACTGATGATTTGCCCCAACTGATATAGCCCAAACTCACCCGGCAGCGAGTTCAGGATTTGATCAGCAAACTCCAGCGGCAAGGGCACGTCCTGAGTGAGGAGCGATTGCACAGTAGACGGCTTCACACCCGCCGTATTCAGATACCAGCGCAGCTTGCGAGACGGCTGCCCCGTTTCTGCAAGCGTCTGAAACTCTGTAATGGAAAACGAACGGCTGAGTGGGCCAAAGTTAACCACTACAGACTCAGCAGCGCTAGCGGGCGCAGTAGCCCCAAGTACGCCCACTCCCAGCATCAGGGCAAAACCTGCAAAAGCCCTCTGAACTGCATTCGACCCCCGCACCCGATCCAGGCGTGACATCCAAGCCATCATCCAACGCTCCTAAAGTTTGTCAAACGCTACTGACCTAGGCGTGGTAGCCTTCTAGCAGCTTGCCGACCAACGGGGGCAGGGTCTGCGGCCGCATCACAGTCACAAATCTGATTTTGCACGCTGCCTCGAATCAGATCAAAAAATGGCCCAAACCGCTCGACCAGAGAGGCTACCTCGTTGTAGGTCTGCTGTAAGCCGCGCACGTCTACTTGCACCTCGTCTTCGGGGTACTTTTTCAAGACTTCTAGCAGAGAAATCCGGTTGTCGTCTTGATAGGAGGCGATGAGCGCGTCTCGTAGGGGCTGGGACGAGCTGCGACGGCTGCGGCTTTCGGTTCTCAAGACCTGCTCCAATCGCGACAGCACAAACTCACCCGTTCTGCCCCGTAGGGCTTGGCGAAACAGGCGATCGCTCACTTCCACTTCATGGGTCAGCGCTCGGCGGGCCTGGGTTTGCACTTCGGGACTGACCCCCAAAAACTCGCTGAGTTGGTCAGTGGCAATCCCCGTGCGAGCATAGATTTCCAGAACAGAAATGGGCACCCGCACCCGGGTTTGGTCAAAGATCAAGACGACGCGCCTGGCTGCATGAGCAGGATTGGCGGTGGCCAGTGAAGCCAGCGCAACGCTGAGACCGAGCAGCAGGCGCATGCCCCAGCGGTGAAGCGGTGACGGGCGCTTGGAATGTGAAGCATGAGGATAAAACTGCATAGCGGCTGTGATGAATGTCGCGTGGACGATCGCGATTGCTCTCGCGGTTTCTCTGACGATCGCACGACGGTCTATGTTTCAGCAAACTCCGGTAGGATGATAGCGGCAATTCTAAGCGATTCAAAATAGCGCTGTGAAAAGTAACACAGTAACCCTAATCTAGTGAAAATGTGAAACATGGCACTGCGAATCACACTGCATAATCTTACTCGCTAACTGCCGCCAATTGACTAACCTTTTGCGGGGGACGTTTGTATGGGACTGTCTATCATCCAGGTCGATGCTTTTACCTCGGTGCCCTTTGCCGGAAATCCGGCTGCGGTGTGTGTGTTGTCTGCGCCCCACTCAGACGAGTGGATGCAGGCGGTGGCCCGCGAGATGAACCTGTCGGAAACGGCATTTTTGCTGCCAGAGACAGATGGCTATCGGCTGCGCTGGTTTACGCCTGCGGTGGAAGTGGCGCTGTGCGGTCATGCCACACTGGCCAGCGCCCATGTGCTGTGGAGCGAGGGGCATTTGGCACCGGGGGCGATCGCCCGATTTTACACCCTCAGCGGTCGGCTCACTGCCACTCAGCAGGGCGACTGGATTGAGCTAGATTTTCCGGCAACGCGGTGTACCCCCATCGACCCACCAGCGGGTCTGCTGGATGCGCTGGGCTTAGAACCAGGAACACAGGCGATCGCCGTGAGCAAAAACCAGTTTGATTATCTAGTCGAGGTCGCCTCTCTAGAGATTGTGCGTCAGCTTGCGCCGGATTTTACTCGCCTGCGGACATTGCCCGTGCGCGGCGTAATCGTCACAAGTCGCGCCGAAGTAGACTCCGAGTATGACTTTATCTCACGCTTTTTTGCCCCCGGCTCTGGTGTGGATGAAGACCCGGTGACGGGTTCCGCCCACTGCGCCCTAGCTCCCTACTGGGGCGATCGCCTGAGTAAGGATACGTTTCTTGCCTATCAGGCTTCGGCACGGGGTGGCGTGGTGAAGGCTCGGCTGGCGGGCGATCGGGTGTTTTTGGGTGGGCAAGCAGTGACCGTGCTGCGGGGTGAGTTGGTTCAGAGTTAGCAGTCAGCCCACAGGAATTGGGAGCTAATTTACTTCGATTTACGAACGGCAGCTAAATATCCTTCCGATCCTTTGATTCAATGAGGTGTTAGAAGCTGCGCTGTTCCGATGGCATTTCCAATGAATAACCTAATGCCTCAATTGCTTCTCTCTCAAATTGAGAACTTCTAATCTCGTCCAAATTAGCTGACATTATTGGTTGACACAAAAAGATTTTCAAAGCCATAGTTGCAAATGGCGATGAGAACATCGCAACTCAGGTATTGAATCACAATTCTTTCATTTTTTAAGGAGACCTTCAATGGAGGCTTCTGGCAGTAGTTGCTTTTTTGCAACACTTCAGGAAACCACTCTGTCTGACAAAGACGCTGACCCTCACCCTGCGCGTGGTCTGGGGGCGATTAGTTTGGTGAATCTGCCCAAGGTGACTCTAGCTTAGAGTCCTAGGTTCATCTCCTGATCGCCACTGGGCACGGCGATTGTACTGATAAAGGAGATGAACGATGCAAAGCTTGTGTAGTTTTCCCATTGGCTAGGCTGCAAGGCCTGAACAGACGCTGAGCCTCATGCTCAAGCAGTCCGTTCTGCAGCACTGATGGGTATCTGCCTGACCGAGGTGTTGGCGATCGCGCTGGGGCACGTATTGATGGCTGCCTACGAACAGGCCGTGGCAGAAGGTGTCCAGCAGTTTTTCTCAAAAGTCTGAACGTCATTTGAACCTAGCTAATTTACTTGATCCGGGAGGTGAGTCCAATGTTCGTGCTGTTTGAATTCGTTCTCGATCACGTTGATGATGTGCTGGCAATTGTGTGCGGGCAGTTTCTCAAGGTGCTGTTTGGTCGCTGGATCGATGGCTGGATAAAGCGTTCTGCTACTCGCAAGGCTGTCCCGGATGAACAGCCCGGTGAACTTTGCCTGCTGCCTTCGGTCTGATTTGTTTGACCACCAAGATACAGATTCACCACAGAGACACAGAGGGCACTGAGGGATTGCTCTGTGTTCTCAGTGCCTCTGTGGTGAAAATTTCCTAACAAACTAAGCGACACATCCACACAAAGGAGGCAATCATGAAAAAAACGCAACTCCAACAATTTGCCGGCCCGATCGCCCGCTATCGGGGTGTCAAAGACCCATTCAGCGTGGAATTTAACGCGCATCTCCAGTCTTTTGCCCATCGGGTGTCCCTGTTGGCTTGCCTGCATACGGGGGGAAAACTTCAAACTCAGGATCTCTATCGGCAATTGCTGAACCTTTGGGACGAGTTGCAGCCCTATCTGTCTTTGGTGGCTGATGGCGATCAAAGCCCAGTGCTGGAGCAAGATGCT contains:
- a CDS encoding ExbD/TolR family protein, translated to MKFRSQQNQLPEVDLVPMMDVLMSVLTFFIIISMTLTGQQVMNIAPPEAQGGRDPALSDSGKKVPTLIVGLNAQRQIVMNNVPAPEAQVITSVQDFLVKNPTGIVILKADRSLTYNDVANVLELLRDTGGDRISLSVSSS
- a CDS encoding PhzF family phenazine biosynthesis protein, whose translation is MGLSIIQVDAFTSVPFAGNPAAVCVLSAPHSDEWMQAVAREMNLSETAFLLPETDGYRLRWFTPAVEVALCGHATLASAHVLWSEGHLAPGAIARFYTLSGRLTATQQGDWIELDFPATRCTPIDPPAGLLDALGLEPGTQAIAVSKNQFDYLVEVASLEIVRQLAPDFTRLRTLPVRGVIVTSRAEVDSEYDFISRFFAPGSGVDEDPVTGSAHCALAPYWGDRLSKDTFLAYQASARGGVVKARLAGDRVFLGGQAVTVLRGELVQS
- a CDS encoding alpha/beta hydrolase, which encodes MRLLLGLSVALASLATANPAHAARRVVLIFDQTRVRVPISVLEIYARTGIATDQLSEFLGVSPEVQTQARRALTHEVEVSDRLFRQALRGRTGEFVLSRLEQVLRTESRSRRSSSQPLRDALIASYQDDNRISLLEVLKKYPEDEVQVDVRGLQQTYNEVASLVERFGPFFDLIRGSVQNQICDCDAAADPAPVGRQAARRLPRLGQ
- a CDS encoding alpha/beta hydrolase, giving the protein MSRLDRVRGSNAVQRAFAGFALMLGVGVLGATAPASAAESVVVNFGPLSRSFSITEFQTLAETGQPSRKLRWYLNTAGVKPSTVQSLLTQDVPLPLEFADQILNSLPGEFGLYQLGQIISPNSQEASLQAMRAAVVLSAADDNRVSMLEILENYPTQELHIDGLGLMRTARDVQNLMSGSGGTIEGIARGLEEWLPGLFCDCERNAAGGGGNYPRGVGGSAMMNCN
- a CDS encoding MotA/TolQ/ExbB proton channel family protein produces the protein MAALIDLVMKGGPVMIPIVGFSVATVACGLERAWYWYRLLTQENQVVQDVLEAARHDLSEAEAIAEQSQDVPIGRFLLAPLRLRQPSPETFRLAMEAAGDREFAEMRKGDKLLETTIAVSPLLGLLGTVTGLINTFNNLNIGGGGGEGTSAQATRAAAGIGEALITTAAGMVVAIMALLVFRLLVSLQARQMDYFSAAGSELELIYRQFWDESELEDEEALEAIAPSGRNPLGIERR
- a CDS encoding RNA polymerase sigma factor, RpoD/SigA family; this translates as MAALFDPNSKQTIDSVAMGLTRVIELETCRDMGGFSPIEIRVPARESQTGDRREDDQPSNFLINVSRPETAGRLDGEILSKLLEVSAPDEEDATDQETDLDITPESDLDAAFLSEFSDIESSEDESGDDLATDDEDIFEPDVHREFDEELTAVYAPGYRKTNSDDAVGAFFKEMARYPLLKPSEEIELARQVKFLAEVEAVRDRLKTSLQRTPTKSEVAQEFGLSDRQLDHRMHRSRTAKRKMIRSNLRLVVSIAKRYLNRGVPFLDLIQEGALGLNRATEKFDPDKGYKFSTYAYWWIRQGITRTIANDARTIRLPIHIVEKLNKLKKAHRELRRDLNRNPTEAELAAALDIPVDQLRNLQQVRRRSLSLNHRVGKGEDTELMELLEDSSTQSPEAKMNETMLRQEIYTVLSDVLSEREREIISLRYGLLTGETHTLEEVGILFDLSRERVRQIQTKAMRKLRRPQVAARLKGWLR
- a CDS encoding glycogen debranching protein — translated: MAKTIWVNEQIDPSGLVYTCIACCDQTQAQECHSSFESNLTPEQKASGWIARIRTVDTWEDVPVNALKLD
- a CDS encoding GNAT family N-acetyltransferase, producing the protein MAPVMFNIRLATPADAPAVFELILALAEYEKLTHEVVGNVDLLAEHLGGDRPLVEALLAEVNQQTVGFALFFSNYSTFLTQPGIYLEDLFVRPEHRGQGIGKALLSTLAKLALERDCGRLEWNVLDWNEPAIAFYERMGAKILPDWRTCRVTGGAIAQLANLGQSPSFPL
- a CDS encoding phosphate-starvation-inducible PsiE family protein, producing MATFRNFLRSLTRRTAKNLSDESFLGFLKGFEVLIAKLLSLAMIVVLVVAIADLARFLATELSNPPYGFFTTTLIEIFGLFLNVLIALEVLENITAYLEKQTARVQLELVIVTSLTAVARKIIIFDSKQAGGLDLIGLGAAIFALAISYLIVRSGNHTGER
- a CDS encoding ExbD/TolR family protein; translated protein: MRFKQRSYGTPPPINLTPMLNVMMGILAFFVMITMLLSEEQGVSIILPPGDNTPQPTEPEEPPEPMLVTLTAQRQLLIEGEPVPGNQWQGPVQVYLRANPKGFVILQADRRLPYEQVVQTLAEMKQVGGDRISLSIDPPSP